GCAAAAGTTGATGGAAACTTTTTGcttactaatttaattttttttgtcaaatttgaatgtaaatcattttatttatttttaaaataaaaatctaaatCATTTACATTTAGCCATTTGTAATAAAGCAAAAATTAGCTCCGTTCACTACAAATGGGCTTGATTTCAAGTATGTGAAGCATCAAAAGTTAAAATCACTACAGTATCGGATAAAGCTTTGCCAAATGACCACAGAATgaataatatcatcaacaagtttaactAACAAAGTGGTCTGTTACCTGTCACCCATGAGCTCTTGCAAAACCTCCTGAAAGTCTTTTTCCAGTGATTCAAATGCACCATCTTCAATCGACAAGGTACCTACATTGGTGGCTCTTTCCTGTTTAGTCTACAAAGACGTAAAGcttatatttcaaataaaaatgaaacaacttcCGAATTACGTGCCCATAGTATGCGAAAATGCTGCTACGCAAATCAGAAACatgtaataattttcttttatGAACTAGCAAAACCGATTAGTTGTTTTTACACTAATATCTCAGTATTTATTGCAAAACGTTTAGTAGCTTACAAAAAGTTATGCTTCTCTTAAACTGAAATAATTCACTCATGTGTTTTTAATACATAAGCTTAATAATAATAAGCTTAAAACCACTCTGTCTCAGTTTCATCTAGAACTGTGATAGAGAGGGGAAATGAAGCAGTCAGATACTGAAACCACGATAGTTACCTCCGCTATATCGTCTTTGTCATCGGCCATTTTAGCAAACCCTTTGAAACTGGAATGAAATGCAGTGCGTTTTTACACAAATGACACGGTCTTACACGTTTAATAGCTAAATACGTATTAATATGCTACCCACTATCACTGTGGTTTTACAAAGATGGTTGCTATGTGACAAAGCAGGCCCGCATATAGTTAGGCACTGACGGCACGGAGAAATCGTTTCCTAATACCGTATAATCGATAGGTAACTGGACGGTTGGGTGACAGGGCAATAGACACTTGAGCGACACTTTTGATTTAAAAGGCGGCACAGTGAACCGAAAGACAAAAATTTCAGACTGAAAAGCGACAAACTGGTCTCCTTTTTGGTGTGAGCAATGATATAAAAATCCCACAAGGGGTTTTATGTGGAGAGTTTTATATTATCGGTGTCAGATAAGCACTaagaatatatttgttttttgttttgttgtcgCATGTGTAACGTATGTATAGGTATATTACACAGGTAACTGGACTTTTGGTTGGTCGACAGTCAATAGGGCGACAGAAATTTAGGTGACAACTTCAGACGAAAAGGCGACACGGCAGACAAACCGGCGACAATTCCAGACTGAAAGGCGACaaattggtttgctgtttggttgaagaCTCAGTACTGtactgacaaactatgagatTCTGTCGTCGTGTGCAGAGCTTACATATATTTTTGAAGCGTAGCCTTGACAGTgtaattgttttctttttacggaattttttttataaatctaaattgtaacatatatttttaaacGCTATTGGTTTGATTTCTCTGATTACGTTAGCCcagacaattaacaaaatattaagactattttttgaaaatgcatctagcttattcaattaaaataccaaaacttgtttttgtatcagcatgtttgttcaaaaAGTCACGTTCTCAGCAGAATCGGCGCCAACCCTGTCTCTAATTGGTGAAATTTCATAGTTATCTCACGTCGAGAAGAAACAGTTTTATCATTGGTTTCGATCATCGAAGTTCACAGTAGCCTGGGTATCAAAGACCGGTGCGCCATTTACCATTTGCCAGTGGAAATGCTATACTCTATTTTTCTTCTGAAGTGCCTATTCATTCATCCATTCATTTCTTTCCAATTCTTTTTTAGACATTCTTATCAATCAATttgaatcaatttaaatttctatCATTCTCTTCCTCACTATTACTCTGAAATATACTTACATCTATGATCTGTCTATAAACGCCCTCGAATTCGTCATCATAATCCACGTGTTTCCACATAATCCTGTGTTTATGGACAGATCATAGATGTAAGTATATTTCAGAGTAATAGTGAGGAAgagaataataaaaatttaagttgattcaGATCGGTGAGATTGTCTAAAAAAGAATTAGAAAGAGATGAATGAATGGACACTTCAGAAGGAAAATGAAGAATCTAACTGTTTTACTGGCAAATGGCGCACCGGTCTTTGATACCTGGGAGAGAAGTTTGCTCTTTGCctgagatgaaaagacaattccctatTATCGTGATTTCTCATTTGTGGAAAGGATGATTTTCttatccttgtttctttacaattatggTAATAATCcaatgtcattataatgcagactcaATAGGCTAAATTGCGATTCACACTGATTTATGTTTGTTGAGATTGTATTCGAGTATGAAgaatgaaggctttttctgacataggtgtcgggaaacagtcccaacatcgacaagtccgaacctagacaagtcccaatctcgacagaggttggtccgaatctcgacaaaggttggtccgaacatcgacaaaggctgatgcagttttacgataatttaatcttcaacaaataataaatgtctttttgcagttctatcctcacttcaaaaaatcaaagctactcactgaagtttagatttcaaataaaacattttgctagcataacagtcaaccatatttatgattgttacttgttttagcattcgttctatatttaggttgggcaaaatattgttaggcctacataagctggggagtgctgcatcaaatggatcacaagatatttttgcgcaaataaatcttttacatataaatcgctcatttactatgaaaatagtagatggtaaagtagtaaaactgctgtcgagattgggccaaccgttgtcgatatacaaactcgtcgagtttcaaaccagtcgaggttcggactTTAAACCTAGGTGTCTAAGGTGtatccatattttactaacttctgcagcttgtCGCAGAGAAAACTAAACGgcatcacagaaagcttatggagAAATGATATATTCCAAAGCATAAAAGCCAACCGGTCCTGATGCCATGTTACCATAGAGTCATTTGAGATATTTGATCGAATCACCCTTGTCACAGATCTCAATGGCACACACAACTtgtagtttgagacaatgaggagtgatcaacacttcaaagacctttgtgatatatactTAGCTGtaggttaatgctgccatgtgCCACATCATagactatattttgcattttaatgcacactatgaatcttttttatacacgaCTATTTAACAAAGTTCAGACTTGAGAAAAGAATGGatgatattacatagacagccatCGGCTTGAACTTTAATGACAGCTTTATTAAAGAGTAGTGTAAGGAATTTTCTGCTATTTTTTGTGTGTATAATTTGAAGTGCAAGTGAATTCATGTACCTGCGTGTGACTGTGTATaattatactcctgtaattcaaattatctCTTCATGCaagttttagaattagtagaaagtaatattcagttgccaATTTATAACCGTAAACCTGATCTCGTCATTCTAGATAGGATAGAGAAGTTCCATCCCTAGATGTGTTTATCTACATAGTATCAATCAGAATCAAatcaatgtaaaaaaaatttaatactgcaaactattgatatacgTATTTTTGAAAGTTGTATATGATAAAGATCAGCTTTACACgtgtgtataaatataccaaaaagcaaatttattaaaatgtatcaagCTAAACTcagatgtatgtatttattttcatactgcaATTAGAATAAGAGTATACATTAGTTAAGAGAGTTACTAATGAGGGTCcaaatacatgatacatgagcaAGTGATAGTATAACAATTCATCAACAGTATGCTAGTGACTCAAGAATGCACCGCTTCAAAGGGGTTAAAAAAGTTGGTACCTCTACATGTCATATATTAGGCGACAAAGAATTTCAGACTCTTGCTACACTGATGAGCAACTTGCCAGTTTCCACAAGCAGTCAAGGaaggaagtgaaaaagaaagtAGTGACTGTCTAAATGACTTCTGATCGTGTAGAGTTGACAAACTGGCAAGAGTTAAATTTGATGAAAAAGATGAACAAAAGAATAGTTGGGTGATTAAAGACAGATTAATCTCAGCAGCTTCTTTTGAATAATAACCATCTCAATTAGTGAATATTTGCTACATTCATTAATATATTATGAAATTTTACTGTGTAAAAGAATGTAATCAGATCAATGTGGatataagcaggtaatagatgccAAGAAAATAAGGTGGAGCAATGCTGTAAAATGTACTAATGCAAGATTTTTGATctgggcatcaataaagttggtgtcttgttagcgttcactactaattcacaacaacataacaggAGCCACATGACTTAATAGTTTAAATTAATGTTGCCCTCCGAATTGTTACCTCAAAGTCCGGAATTGTCACCTGTCTGTTCGCTGTGTCGCCCTTCCGTCTAAAGTTGTCGCCTTTTAAACCGAAAGTTTCGCCTTAGCGACTGTCACCAAACCGTCCATATAccattacatatacatattttacatgtataacgtacatatatacgtacacaatcaatactcatagagaatctattcttcagacctgaacccttgtatatagtatcaatcaatttatttttgtataagtcaTCCTGCATtatttatttgaagtcatcctctcatgtaaattttctttaaatTCTTACACAAATAATCccaaactaaacatgaattgttcactactatcttgcgtTCAGGAGACTTTTacagtttccattttatttgataatatgcctgcaaatagaggctttttgttattttgttatcagcaaaataaaagattactaactaattaacatatatttttcaaacataGCCTTATAGCATTGTTTTATTAATCGAAATTAATAGCCAAATTATAAACGCCGATGTCAGCATTTTTTTATCACGCTAGCCCTGCTGTTTAGCAAAGTGTTAGGACTAGCTATAAAAACCACATTTAATGTAGCTTGTTCACCTATAATAAAACTTGTGTCCGTATCCACATGTTCACTACGATTCGATAAGCCACTTTTTCGGCTAAATCAGAGGTGTCCAACCTTTTTAGAGTAAGGGCCATTATGTAAAGTCAAGCCTAGGCTGGGGGCCACACATAGCTGCTACGCATATCACAATTAATTGAAttaccataattttatatattgcaAAACATGATTCCATCCATCACATGTAATTCGCATTCTCCAcagtcaatatatttattttaactacatgtaattacaaaaaaaacaaatacgTCAATATATTGCTTTGAACTATATGTAATTACAAAATCACAAATGcatcaaaatattggttttaaatacatatacatgtaaatacaaaaaGCATCATATGAAATTTATGTGCAGTGCCCTTGTTGAAGAGATATTGAGGTGCTAAGTTTTCACTGGTAATGGTACTGGGCATATTACTCTCAGTGAGCCACTTGGTACTGCTTCTCTCCTACAATTCTGTCTAGGTCGGGTTTAATATCTGAAAATGAAATTCTGAGCTGCTGAGCTAGATGCGCATTGGTTAGTCCGGTGCGATATTTGCTTTTGGTAGACTTCATGCGACTGAAGAACTGCTCACATAAGTAGGCAGAGCCGAAGAGGCTGACCATTCGAAAAGCATGTTTATGTAGAGCTGGACATGTGCCAGCTGAAAAGAAATCATGATGAAACTCTATGAGTTCATCGCTGAGATGTTGTTGTTTGAGACGTTCGTTAGCCTGCAAGTCAATGAGCTCCATCTGTAACTTGGCTGCTACACTGCTAGGGTTGACAGAAAATGGATCGGCAGatatctttattttttttcagtttttgcgaactgaaaaaatctttttgcaaaTTCAGCTGATAGATCTGACACGATGTTGGCGTATTGCTCAGAGTTGAACTCAACGCACTGGTTGTTCTGCTGACGCTCTGACAAAGTTTTGAAGTGAAAAAGTGAGCATAATTCTCCTTTTGGAGTTGCCGCTCCCACAGCTCAAGCTTTGTCCTGAATGCAGTAATGTATCTCCAGAGTTGAGATATGTCCTGTTTCTTTCCCTGTAGCTGAAAGTTCCCGACTGACAAATGCTCTGTGATATCAGCTAGAAATGCCAAATCAGTGATCCAGAATTGCTCTCTGAACTCATCACACTCACGACCCTTGTCTCTCATGAATAAATCAATCTCTGGTAGCAGACTGTTAAACTTTCGCAGTGTTTCAGCGCTGCTGAGCCATCTGACTTGAAAGTAATATGctacatctttgtattcacATTCTATCTCCTCAATCATAATTTTAAATTGTCGATGGGTTCAATGCTCTTGATCGAATAAAGTTAACAATGGATACAACCAGACCCATAACATGATCCATCCTCAGAGTTTGCGTTGCTAAGTTTTCTTGATGTAAAACACAATGGTACACCACAAGAGCAACATCCCAGCATTGACAGCTGAGCAAAAGACCTATTAGTCCAGTGTTTTCCCTGCCATTGCAGGCGCTCCATCAGTAAAAATGGCAGACATCTCCTCCTGTGGTAGGCTGAACTCAGCAAGTTCTTTTAATAGACTCTCATAGACATCTTTTCCAGCAGTTGCGCCATGAAAACTACTCATTGTTAGAAAATCCTCAATAACGTTGAACTCATTATCAACGCCCCGTATCATAATTGCAAGCTGAGAGTGTCAAACAGATCTGTACTCTCATCTAATGCTATGCTGAAATAAATAAACTTCTTAATCTGGGTTTTCATTGTACCCTCAATGTCCTTACTCAGATTCTCTACTCTTCTTGCAATGGTGTTTCTTGACAGAGCGACACTTTCTAAATTGCTCTTTTTATGAGGGCAAAATCCACAAACACTACCAGTgcctaaaaataataaagcaaggttaaaataaatgtaattgatagttactaaaatataataacaatgacaATGGCAAACCACACAAACTgttgttgaaatttttattttagctttaggTATAACAGGCTATGCAAGGAGTTATAACTTGGTTCTGTCTTTTAAGGTCTACAACTCCACGCCAATAGTTGTTGTATGCAACTCTTATCTGAcatgaattttaaaaaatgctTACCTCCATAGCAAA
Above is a window of Watersipora subatra chromosome 3, tzWatSuba1.1, whole genome shotgun sequence DNA encoding:
- the LOC137390560 gene encoding general transcription factor II-I repeat domain-containing protein 2-like, yielding MIEEIECEYKDVAYYFQVRWLSSAETLRKFNSLLPEIDLFMRDKGRECDEFREQFWITDLAFLADITEHLSVGNFQLQGKKQDISQLWRYITAFRTKLELWERQLQKENYAHFFTSKLCQSANERLKQQHLSDELIEFHHDFFSAGTCPALHKHAFRMVSLFGSAYLCEQFFSRMKSTKSKYRTGLTNAHLAQQLRISFSDIKPDLDRIVGEKQYQVAH